A genomic segment from Methanoplanus limicola DSM 2279 encodes:
- a CDS encoding PRC-barrel domain-containing protein has translation MKTAFSRSLSKKQVMSTDGMVIGTIRNIMVDLDSGEVINLVVKPEPNFDTSGYTIDGDRLFVPFEAVRDIRDYIVVDRYLSKQ, from the coding sequence ATGAAGACAGCATTCTCCCGGAGTCTGTCAAAAAAGCAGGTAATGAGTACAGACGGGATGGTCATAGGGACTATTCGCAATATAATGGTTGATCTTGATTCAGGAGAGGTCATAAATCTCGTTGTAAAACCTGAACCTAATTTTGACACAAGCGGATATACAATAGACGGAGACCGGCTCTTTGTGCCTTTTGAGGCAGTAAGGGACATCAGAGACTACATCGTTGTTGACAGATATCTATCAAAACAATGA
- the fen gene encoding flap endonuclease-1 — translation MGVAIRDILKEYKRPAEWDCLRGRAAFDGNNALYQFLTTIRQPDGTPLMDSEGRVTSHLSGLFFRLTNFIEKGVSPVFIFDGKPPEFKNRTISERRAAKEQAEAGLKEALKAGDNQAAFSYARSSTRVDREIIDSSKRLLSLMGIPYLDAPSEGEAQAAFMVSEGIVDYSVSQDYDSLLFGAEKLVRNLTVSRKRKIRGRTITVNPETISLDEVLSGLEITREQLVEIGILIGTDFNSGIRGIGPKKALKIVRDGTFENILSESMPEFDYLPVKDFFLNPPVKENVIPDYGAVDGAGVTEFLCVEHGFSKERINTVLEKINAGAGQKTLDQWF, via the coding sequence ATGGGCGTTGCAATACGTGATATTCTTAAAGAATACAAAAGACCTGCCGAATGGGACTGCCTGAGAGGTCGGGCGGCATTTGACGGCAATAATGCCCTCTACCAGTTTCTGACCACAATAAGGCAGCCTGACGGCACTCCACTTATGGACAGTGAGGGCCGGGTGACATCACACCTGTCCGGGCTTTTCTTCCGGCTGACAAATTTCATTGAGAAGGGCGTATCTCCGGTATTCATATTTGACGGAAAACCACCTGAGTTCAAAAACAGGACTATATCTGAGAGACGGGCAGCGAAAGAGCAGGCAGAGGCCGGTCTGAAAGAGGCCCTGAAAGCAGGAGACAACCAGGCTGCTTTCAGTTATGCCCGGTCCTCAACAAGAGTTGACAGGGAGATTATCGACAGTTCAAAGAGACTCCTCTCTCTCATGGGAATTCCTTATCTTGACGCGCCCTCTGAGGGTGAAGCGCAGGCGGCATTTATGGTGTCTGAGGGAATAGTAGATTATTCCGTATCACAGGACTATGATTCACTCTTATTCGGGGCTGAAAAACTCGTCAGAAATTTAACGGTCAGCAGAAAGAGAAAGATAAGAGGCAGGACAATTACCGTAAATCCTGAGACTATTTCTCTTGATGAGGTACTTTCAGGGCTTGAAATTACAAGGGAACAGCTTGTTGAGATTGGAATTCTTATCGGCACAGATTTTAACAGTGGAATCCGTGGTATCGGACCAAAAAAAGCGTTAAAGATTGTTCGGGACGGCACATTTGAAAATATCTTATCTGAAAGCATGCCGGAATTTGACTATCTGCCGGTGAAGGATTTCTTCTTAAATCCGCCGGTAAAGGAGAATGTTATTCCCGATTATGGGGCCGTGGATGGCGCAGGCGTTACTGAATTTCTCTGTGTGGAGCATGGTTTTTCAAAGGAGAGGATAAACACAGTCCTTGAGAAAATTAATGCCGGTGCGGGCCAGAAGACTCTTGATCAGTGGTTCTGA
- a CDS encoding CBS domain-containing protein, with protein sequence MELSLIQKDILITLITLYHQKSSAIKGEEIADVLKRNPGTVRNQMQALKALALVEGVPGPKGGYTPSSAAYSELNLNDYENEIEVPIQKNDEVIPGVNVAEIDFTTLCNPDLCRAMIKLIGSVKSFQMGDMISIGPTPVNKLLLKGEVYGKDEVNQSLLITISEMISLPKKHIDAYMSTPVFTLNNDSTFTDAINLFSEKRIHGAPVISEDNLAGIVTLSDIARGIHDNMPLNTRIEKIMTAKVVTTSPDENLFQIIGKFKKENIGRIIVIKDDKPVGILTQSDIIKVFPAL encoded by the coding sequence ATGGAGTTATCCCTAATCCAGAAGGATATTTTAATCACACTCATTACACTTTACCACCAGAAATCGTCCGCAATTAAAGGGGAGGAGATTGCAGACGTTTTAAAAAGAAATCCGGGTACAGTCAGAAACCAGATGCAGGCGCTAAAGGCGCTTGCACTTGTCGAAGGTGTACCCGGACCCAAAGGCGGTTACACACCATCTTCAGCGGCATACAGTGAACTGAACCTGAATGACTATGAGAATGAGATTGAAGTTCCGATTCAGAAGAATGATGAAGTAATTCCGGGCGTAAATGTTGCTGAGATCGATTTCACGACACTCTGTAACCCGGATCTCTGCCGGGCAATGATAAAACTCATCGGGAGTGTAAAATCCTTCCAGATGGGCGATATGATCTCAATCGGCCCGACCCCTGTGAACAAACTTCTGCTGAAGGGGGAGGTCTATGGCAAGGACGAAGTCAACCAGTCCCTCCTGATTACAATCTCAGAGATGATATCACTTCCAAAAAAACACATTGATGCATATATGAGCACACCGGTATTTACCCTGAATAATGATTCCACATTTACTGACGCAATAAATCTCTTCAGTGAAAAGCGGATTCACGGTGCACCGGTAATCTCTGAAGACAATCTTGCAGGCATTGTAACATTAAGCGATATCGCACGCGGGATTCACGACAATATGCCCTTAAACACCAGAATTGAGAAGATTATGACGGCAAAGGTTGTGACAACTTCTCCGGATGAAAACCTCTTCCAGATAATCGGGAAATTCAAAAAGGAAAATATCGGGAGGATAATAGTAATTAAAGACGATAAACCGGTTGGTATTCTGACGCAGTCAGATATAATAAAGGTCTTCCCTGCACTGTGA
- the radA gene encoding DNA repair and recombination protein RadA: MSELDIEDLPGVGPTTADKLRESGYSTIEGIATASYADLAEAAEIGESTAKKLIKEARKMADIGGFKTGTIVLEERKKVRKLSTLVPEFDDLLAGGFETMSISECYGEFGSGKSQISHQLAVNSQLPLEVGGLDGSVIYIDTENTFRPERIRQMVEGLELDIEVPPVEDFLEHIHVAEAFTSDHQMLLAESVRELGNELKDTDKPVRLIVVDSLMAHFRAEYAGRGTLSVRQQKLNKHMYDLAKLAKEFNAVVLVTNQVQSNPAVFFGDPTKPTGGNIVGHASKYRIYLRKSKGGKRVAKLVDSPDLPDGEAAFSVEMAGLKSA; this comes from the coding sequence ATGTCAGAACTGGATATTGAGGATCTGCCTGGTGTCGGCCCGACAACAGCAGATAAATTAAGGGAATCAGGGTACAGCACAATAGAGGGAATTGCAACCGCATCATATGCTGATCTTGCAGAAGCAGCAGAAATAGGTGAATCCACTGCAAAGAAGCTCATAAAAGAAGCCAGGAAGATGGCTGATATCGGGGGATTTAAGACCGGAACTATTGTTCTTGAAGAGAGAAAAAAGGTCCGGAAACTCTCAACTCTTGTACCTGAGTTTGATGACCTTTTAGCAGGCGGTTTTGAGACCATGTCTATCAGTGAATGTTATGGTGAATTCGGTTCAGGTAAGAGTCAGATCTCACATCAGCTTGCAGTAAATTCCCAGCTTCCTCTGGAGGTTGGTGGACTTGACGGTTCAGTCATCTACATTGACACTGAAAATACATTCAGGCCTGAGAGGATAAGGCAGATGGTTGAAGGTCTTGAACTTGATATTGAGGTACCTCCTGTAGAGGATTTCCTTGAACATATCCACGTTGCAGAGGCATTTACATCTGATCACCAGATGCTTCTTGCTGAGAGTGTAAGGGAGCTTGGCAATGAACTGAAGGATACGGACAAACCCGTCAGGCTGATTGTGGTGGACTCTCTTATGGCGCATTTCCGTGCAGAGTATGCAGGAAGGGGTACACTCTCTGTCAGGCAGCAGAAACTGAACAAGCATATGTATGACCTTGCAAAACTTGCAAAAGAGTTCAATGCTGTAGTTCTTGTAACAAATCAGGTCCAGTCAAATCCTGCTGTATTCTTTGGTGACCCAACAAAGCCGACAGGTGGAAATATAGTAGGTCATGCTTCAAAGTACAGAATATACTTAAGAAAGAGCAAGGGTGGCAAGAGGGTTGCAAAACTCGTGGACAGTCCTGATCTTCCGGACGGCGAGGCCGCATTCTCTGTGGAGATGGCAGGTCTTAAATCTGCATGA
- the cofG gene encoding 7,8-didemethyl-8-hydroxy-5-deazariboflavin synthase subunit CofG encodes MQNRVITYSRNAFLPLTSVCRNRCGYCTFRRPVGEGCVMSREEAENVLRMGASAGCTEALFTFGEMPEQEAGFIDHIEKQGFSTVLEYCCHLSERAIEYGMLPHTNAGVLEYDDLEWLSEVNASMGLMLETTAEIPAHRNCPGKKPEVRIESIENAGKLRIPFTTGLLLGIGETESDREDSLEVIAGIHKRYGHIQEVIIQNFCPKEGTAMEKWPVVGSSVICETIKTAREILPRDIAIQIPPNLADASRLIGCGVDDLGGVSPVTIDYVNPEHPWPAIDELKVIAGERGIQERLCIYQKYIRKGWYPPVLGNLIDKLGKDIQQRNEINSLNNSQ; translated from the coding sequence ATGCAAAATAGGGTGATCACCTACTCAAGAAATGCATTTCTTCCGCTTACATCTGTATGCAGGAACAGGTGCGGATATTGCACATTCCGAAGGCCGGTAGGCGAAGGTTGTGTTATGTCACGGGAGGAAGCAGAAAATGTTCTCAGAATGGGCGCCTCTGCGGGCTGTACTGAGGCATTGTTCACATTCGGAGAGATGCCTGAACAGGAGGCAGGGTTTATTGACCATATTGAAAAGCAGGGTTTTTCTACCGTGCTTGAATACTGCTGCCATCTCTCCGAAAGGGCAATAGAATATGGAATGCTGCCTCACACAAACGCCGGAGTGCTTGAATACGATGACCTTGAATGGTTATCTGAGGTCAATGCAAGCATGGGTCTTATGCTTGAGACAACGGCTGAAATTCCGGCGCACAGGAACTGCCCGGGAAAGAAGCCTGAAGTCCGTATCGAGTCGATTGAGAACGCCGGGAAATTACGTATCCCGTTCACAACCGGGCTTCTCCTTGGCATAGGTGAGACTGAATCTGACAGGGAGGACTCTCTGGAGGTTATCGCCGGTATTCATAAGAGATACGGGCATATCCAGGAAGTGATCATCCAGAATTTCTGTCCAAAGGAGGGCACTGCAATGGAGAAGTGGCCTGTTGTGGGCAGTAGTGTGATCTGTGAGACAATTAAAACTGCAAGAGAGATTCTCCCGCGTGATATTGCCATTCAGATCCCGCCAAATCTTGCTGATGCCTCCCGCCTGATTGGGTGCGGTGTCGATGACCTTGGCGGTGTGTCACCCGTGACGATAGATTATGTAAACCCTGAACATCCCTGGCCGGCGATTGATGAATTAAAAGTCATTGCCGGAGAGAGGGGAATTCAGGAGAGATTATGCATCTATCAGAAGTATATCCGAAAGGGATGGTACCCTCCGGTACTCGGTAATCTTATAGATAAACTGGGTAAAGATATTCAGCAGAGAAACGAAATTAATAGTCTGAATAATAGCCAGTAA
- a CDS encoding single stranded DNA-binding domain-containing protein, with amino-acid sequence MRAYYALVDDLLSEEEFEEFALSFSGGLNADHDLHFAAAAAAEKLGRLHTKIAEIRKGPTLISFYCRIIGRYLTPESESAVNLLDELNSGSEFLDDFSQDEGSDQFSSYSESSGFSDGDSRYVNTSSERYHSQKRVQKSRSGQNLYVHLRESLSESLPEFPSLRLMLLVGDDTGEVIIHFRDEMASAVMEIPDGSMIEVAGRYKGSGELYAVDIRLSDNDISLRKDGQRKILYESVCFVILGITCRSYGDEGEGEGSSYFRLFCGSGNDTFTITFRDSSLPEDISEGFCAKAEHLIRIPSSGGEIRFSAGRNSDLIPADGPVEFTYSSPSDAKPGRSASFLCRVLSLGRVHQFYSGKGSLSCVRNMTVVDYDPAENDFLCSSDSDLQYGCGDDSPCAPDLPSLLYIPSGGSQCQNVVLWGEHAKIPVSEGEIIEIVNGFAKIPDDAHTMAGCSGGYEIHAGISSLVRVVTSDYCGSEEKISFEGMVIEDFSGFIIENGSLCYILSGMTDGLCNGIPAEVSGILYGMRIDVINFRNISSSKNNINCDIDFMLSESANIDNL; translated from the coding sequence GTGAGGGCATACTACGCACTCGTGGATGACCTTCTGTCTGAGGAGGAATTTGAGGAATTTGCCCTCTCTTTCTCTGGCGGTTTAAATGCTGATCATGATCTCCATTTTGCAGCGGCAGCCGCAGCAGAAAAACTGGGCCGCCTGCATACAAAAATTGCGGAGATCAGAAAGGGGCCGACCCTTATATCTTTTTACTGCCGGATAATTGGCCGCTATCTTACTCCTGAGAGTGAATCTGCCGTTAATTTACTGGATGAGTTAAATTCCGGTTCAGAATTTCTGGATGATTTCTCTCAGGACGAAGGGTCTGACCAATTCAGCAGTTATTCTGAGAGTTCCGGCTTTTCTGACGGCGACAGCCGCTATGTTAATACGTCTTCAGAGAGGTATCACTCACAGAAGAGGGTGCAGAAATCCCGCTCAGGGCAGAATTTATACGTTCATCTCAGGGAGAGCTTATCTGAATCCCTGCCGGAGTTTCCTTCTTTAAGGCTTATGCTTCTTGTGGGAGATGATACCGGAGAGGTTATCATTCATTTCAGGGATGAGATGGCATCTGCCGTTATGGAAATCCCTGACGGAAGTATGATCGAGGTTGCCGGGAGGTATAAGGGGTCCGGAGAACTTTATGCTGTTGACATCCGGCTCTCTGACAACGATATTTCCCTCCGGAAAGACGGGCAGAGAAAGATTCTGTATGAATCTGTATGCTTTGTCATTCTTGGGATTACCTGCCGGTCTTATGGTGATGAAGGGGAGGGAGAAGGCTCTTCATACTTCAGGCTCTTCTGCGGTAGTGGAAATGATACTTTTACCATCACTTTCCGGGACTCCTCTCTCCCGGAAGACATCTCTGAAGGGTTCTGTGCAAAGGCGGAGCATTTAATCCGCATTCCGTCTTCCGGTGGTGAAATCAGATTCTCTGCCGGAAGGAACAGTGATCTTATTCCGGCTGACGGTCCTGTTGAATTTACATACTCTTCACCTTCCGATGCTAAACCCGGCCGTTCTGCATCTTTTCTCTGTCGCGTTCTCTCTTTGGGCCGGGTGCATCAGTTTTATTCCGGAAAAGGCAGTCTCTCATGTGTGAGAAATATGACTGTTGTGGATTATGATCCTGCTGAGAATGACTTTCTCTGCTCTTCTGATTCTGATCTTCAGTATGGTTGTGGTGATGATTCACCCTGCGCTCCGGATCTGCCGTCACTTCTGTATATTCCGTCTGGTGGTTCTCAATGTCAGAATGTTGTCCTTTGGGGTGAGCATGCAAAAATACCGGTATCCGAAGGGGAGATTATTGAGATTGTAAACGGTTTTGCAAAAATTCCTGATGATGCCCATACTATGGCCGGTTGTTCCGGGGGGTATGAGATACATGCGGGCATCAGTTCACTTGTGCGGGTGGTTACATCGGATTATTGCGGGTCTGAAGAGAAGATCTCATTTGAGGGTATGGTCATTGAGGACTTTTCCGGGTTTATAATTGAGAACGGGTCTCTCTGTTACATATTATCCGGTATGACTGACGGGTTGTGCAATGGTATTCCTGCGGAAGTTTCGGGTATTCTGTACGGCATGAGAATTGATGTTATTAATTTCAGAAATATCTCATCCTCTAAGAATAATATTAATTGTGATATTGATTTTATGCTCTCAGAATCTGCAAATATCGATAATTTATGA
- a CDS encoding presenilin family intramembrane aspartyl protease PSH encodes MVSEKTMEYLPYAAMFVMLLFVQAGALLLTPAMNDAGYTAFDDPSAIENIAFFFAILIGFTALMLVLIRYGGKKVLSAIIAFSILLIFIYIFAAVAEALFHNVTLTLILTATLSLAATALLYKYPEWYVIDVLGILICAGAASIFGISLEIFPVIILLIILALYDAISVYKTKHMIALAEGVINSKAPILVVIPKTRDYSYIRQGVNLEKDKKERGAFLMGMGDLIMPTILVVSSSVYLSAGNIIFGVSMPTLGAAAGTFAGLAVLLWFVAKGNPQAGLPTLNGGAILGFLLGCAASATWYWIPVL; translated from the coding sequence ATGGTTTCAGAAAAAACAATGGAATATCTGCCCTATGCAGCAATGTTTGTAATGCTTCTTTTCGTGCAGGCAGGCGCACTTCTTCTCACCCCTGCGATGAATGATGCAGGATACACCGCATTTGATGACCCTTCAGCAATTGAAAATATTGCCTTCTTCTTTGCAATACTTATAGGATTTACAGCTTTAATGCTCGTATTAATCAGATATGGAGGAAAAAAAGTTCTTTCAGCCATAATTGCTTTCTCGATCCTTCTTATATTCATATATATTTTTGCAGCGGTGGCAGAGGCATTATTTCACAATGTTACACTCACTCTGATCCTGACTGCCACACTCTCCCTTGCAGCAACGGCTCTCCTGTATAAATATCCCGAATGGTATGTGATAGACGTACTTGGAATTTTAATCTGCGCAGGTGCAGCGTCAATATTCGGCATATCTCTGGAAATTTTTCCGGTAATAATTCTCCTGATAATACTTGCACTCTACGATGCGATATCCGTCTACAAGACAAAACATATGATAGCACTGGCAGAAGGTGTGATCAATTCAAAAGCCCCGATTCTTGTTGTAATCCCGAAAACCAGAGACTATTCATATATCAGGCAGGGAGTAAACCTTGAGAAGGATAAAAAAGAGAGAGGAGCCTTCCTGATGGGAATGGGGGATCTCATCATGCCCACGATTCTTGTCGTCTCGTCCTCAGTATATCTTAGCGCCGGAAATATTATCTTCGGGGTATCAATGCCGACACTCGGCGCGGCGGCAGGGACATTTGCCGGACTTGCAGTTCTGCTCTGGTTTGTTGCAAAGGGCAATCCACAGGCCGGACTTCCGACTTTAAACGGAGGGGCTATTCTTGGATTTCTTCTGGGTTGTGCGGCTTCCGCCACGTGGTATTGGATTCCCGTTCTTTAA
- the lysA gene encoding diaminopimelate decarboxylase, with product MKLPEHLTIKDGHLMIGSHDCNDLAESYGTPLYVTDEKRIRENFTRYNSALKKHYNNVRMLYAAKANGNMAVLKTFADLGAGADVFSSGELHLALLAGMNPENLLFNGSSKTKEDLELAVDKGVRVSVDSFDELAQLSEVAKAKGKDVEISFRINPAIDVPTHPKIATGLATSKFGIPADQILDAYRAALEADNIDPVGMHCHIGSQILEVLPFAKAAEIMVKIAGKLTDIGVKLKFIDIGGGLGIPYHHDSDNAPTPEEYADAVMPVFLEGIARIGIKPELWVEPGRNLMGDTTILLTGVNSVKTAHKKFVNVDAGFNLLLRPAMYDSYHEVIVANRADQKPELEYTVTGPICESGDIIAADRMLPHVERGDLIAVLDCGAYGYSMASQYNCRPRCPEIMVNGDRSAYMRRGETVIDILNTMADLPWVEK from the coding sequence CTGAAACTTCCAGAGCACCTGACAATAAAAGACGGCCATCTTATGATCGGCAGTCATGACTGCAATGACCTTGCAGAGAGTTACGGAACTCCGCTGTATGTGACGGACGAGAAGAGAATCCGGGAGAATTTTACAAGATATAACAGTGCCTTAAAGAAGCACTATAATAATGTAAGAATGCTCTATGCCGCAAAGGCAAATGGTAATATGGCAGTCCTGAAGACTTTTGCCGATCTGGGTGCAGGTGCAGATGTATTCTCTTCCGGAGAACTTCATCTTGCCCTTCTTGCGGGAATGAATCCTGAAAATCTTCTCTTCAACGGCAGTTCCAAGACAAAGGAAGACCTTGAACTCGCGGTTGACAAAGGTGTCAGGGTATCGGTTGATTCCTTTGATGAACTTGCCCAGCTCTCAGAGGTGGCAAAAGCGAAGGGAAAAGATGTTGAGATCTCATTCAGGATAAACCCTGCAATTGACGTTCCGACCCACCCTAAAATCGCAACCGGACTTGCGACAAGCAAGTTCGGCATTCCGGCGGATCAGATCCTTGATGCCTACCGCGCTGCTCTTGAAGCAGATAATATAGATCCGGTTGGCATGCACTGCCATATCGGCTCACAGATCCTTGAAGTTCTTCCGTTTGCAAAAGCGGCTGAGATTATGGTGAAGATTGCCGGGAAGCTCACAGATATCGGTGTTAAGCTGAAGTTCATCGATATAGGCGGCGGACTTGGAATTCCGTATCATCATGACAGTGACAATGCTCCGACACCTGAGGAGTATGCTGATGCAGTCATGCCGGTATTTCTGGAAGGTATTGCCAGAATAGGTATCAAACCGGAATTATGGGTTGAACCTGGCAGAAATCTGATGGGTGATACAACAATACTTCTGACAGGGGTCAATTCTGTAAAGACAGCGCATAAAAAATTTGTAAATGTCGATGCCGGATTCAACCTTCTGCTGCGCCCTGCAATGTATGACTCATATCATGAGGTAATAGTCGCTAACAGGGCAGATCAGAAACCTGAGCTTGAATATACGGTCACCGGGCCTATATGTGAATCCGGAGACATTATCGCGGCTGACAGGATGCTGCCGCATGTTGAAAGGGGTGACCTCATTGCTGTGCTTGACTGCGGAGCATACGGCTATTCGATGGCTTCACAGTACAACTGCCGCCCAAGATGCCCTGAGATCATGGTCAATGGTGACCGTTCGGCTTATATGAGGCGTGGTGAGACTGTGATTGACATTCTGAATACCATGGCAGATCTTCCGTGGGTTGAGAAGTGA
- the purC gene encoding phosphoribosylaminoimidazolesuccinocarboxamide synthase, whose translation MMKMQTGELLYKGKAKSIYRTEKDDELLAVFRDDITAFNGEKKDEFAGKGEYNFAASAFFFDFLEKNGVKTHYLRAVDERSMVVSKLDMIPLEVIARNRAAGSIVKKFPFKEGQILNPPVISTDYKDDERGDPPINDDLVVALCLLTPDELMNVRETTLKINRILSDFFEELGLILVDFKIEFGRKDGIIVLGDEISMDSMRLWDRETMESFDKDVYRYDKGDFMSAYARVVEKINQWKDSHME comes from the coding sequence ATGATGAAAATGCAAACCGGAGAACTTCTCTATAAAGGAAAAGCGAAATCCATCTACAGAACAGAAAAGGATGATGAACTCCTTGCTGTCTTCAGAGATGATATTACAGCATTTAACGGAGAAAAAAAAGATGAATTTGCAGGTAAAGGGGAGTACAACTTCGCAGCGTCAGCATTCTTCTTTGATTTTCTTGAGAAAAACGGGGTGAAGACCCACTATCTGAGGGCTGTTGATGAAAGGTCAATGGTTGTATCAAAACTTGATATGATTCCTCTTGAGGTGATCGCAAGAAACCGTGCCGCAGGATCTATTGTGAAGAAGTTTCCTTTTAAGGAAGGGCAGATTCTGAACCCTCCGGTTATCTCTACGGATTACAAGGATGATGAGAGGGGTGACCCTCCAATTAATGATGATCTGGTTGTGGCGCTTTGTCTTTTAACCCCCGATGAGCTGATGAATGTCCGTGAGACAACTTTAAAAATAAACAGAATTCTCTCTGATTTCTTTGAGGAGCTTGGCCTGATTCTTGTTGATTTTAAGATCGAATTTGGGAGGAAAGATGGTATAATTGTCCTTGGAGATGAGATCAGTATGGATTCAATGAGGCTGTGGGACAGGGAGACCATGGAATCATTTGACAAGGATGTGTACAGATATGATAAAGGAGATTTTATGTCTGCATATGCCCGTGTTGTAGAAAAGATAAATCAGTGGAAAGACTCTCATATGGAGTGA
- a CDS encoding NOG1 family protein, with translation MEFEKIPTVPTADEVMDRALRRAAAAQKLKKNKDKANEEFVRSIYSSIYDKLDDTVRKFPSFDNLPKFYLDISNILFDVDRIKKSLGAVQWAAGQARKTGGTYARQMRQSEDTRGLRKQATARISSIVHQVEKDLLYLNEVRNVLRKLPEIKEDEFTVVVAGYPNVGKSSFIKLVSSALPEIAGYAFTTKCIIVGHREVGRERIQIVDTPGILDRPYEMRNEIENQALCAISNVADLILFMVDSSESCGYLIEDQFGLYENLKEVVGDVPMKIVVNKADLNELPGYMNMSTQTRAGVRDVVDLILKERESNTTWRKPHNPEEIQE, from the coding sequence GTGGAATTTGAAAAAATACCTACTGTTCCGACCGCCGATGAGGTTATGGATCGGGCACTTCGCCGCGCAGCTGCGGCACAAAAACTGAAAAAGAACAAGGATAAGGCGAATGAGGAATTTGTACGATCGATTTACAGTTCAATATATGACAAACTTGATGATACTGTAAGAAAATTTCCAAGTTTTGACAATCTGCCGAAATTTTACCTGGATATCTCAAATATTCTCTTTGATGTTGACCGGATTAAGAAATCACTTGGCGCTGTACAGTGGGCCGCAGGTCAGGCAAGAAAGACAGGCGGGACATATGCACGGCAGATGAGGCAGTCCGAGGATACAAGGGGCCTGCGCAAACAGGCAACTGCGAGAATATCATCCATTGTGCATCAGGTTGAAAAAGATCTGCTGTATCTTAATGAGGTGAGAAATGTCCTGCGTAAACTTCCTGAAATAAAAGAAGATGAGTTTACCGTCGTTGTTGCAGGTTATCCGAATGTCGGAAAATCGTCTTTCATAAAACTGGTTTCATCTGCGCTGCCTGAGATTGCCGGATATGCCTTTACAACAAAGTGCATCATTGTCGGTCACCGTGAGGTGGGGCGCGAGAGGATACAGATCGTTGACACTCCCGGAATACTTGACAGACCTTATGAGATGAGGAATGAGATTGAGAACCAGGCACTGTGTGCGATTTCAAATGTAGCTGATCTCATCCTGTTTATGGTTGATTCAAGTGAATCCTGTGGTTATCTGATTGAAGATCAGTTTGGCCTTTATGAAAACCTGAAAGAAGTGGTTGGCGATGTCCCTATGAAAATAGTGGTGAACAAGGCCGATTTAAATGAACTTCCGGGATACATGAATATGTCCACACAGACAAGGGCGGGGGTCAGGGATGTTGTTGACCTCATTCTTAAAGAACGGGAATCCAATACCACGTGGCGGAAGCCGCACAACCCAGAAGAAATCCAAGAATAG
- a CDS encoding phosphoglycolate phosphatase, with translation MQNNSNFFPKAIITDVDGTITDKSRRINLDAVSAIRTLFDNNIPVVIASGNTLCSLTFLCKMLGTDGTVICENGGVYRVKYEGEIRIPGSKQVCIEAFSRVENYYAEKGIELELYSPEYRFADVAFARNVNPDEVREIVSDLPVVILDSGFAVHIQSANSGKGNAFGYVAYEMGLNVSDFVAFGDSHNDVDMLKRAGKGVAVAGGDKMAGDAADWVSSKKYGDGFVEGVKRYFPSLF, from the coding sequence ATGCAGAATAATTCCAATTTTTTTCCCAAAGCCATTATTACCGATGTTGACGGCACAATTACTGATAAAAGCAGAAGAATAAATCTTGATGCCGTCTCAGCAATAAGGACACTATTTGACAATAATATTCCTGTGGTGATAGCCAGCGGGAACACTCTCTGCTCACTGACATTTCTCTGCAAGATGCTTGGCACTGACGGCACAGTCATCTGTGAGAACGGTGGTGTTTACAGGGTTAAATATGAAGGAGAGATCAGAATTCCGGGCAGCAAGCAGGTCTGCATTGAGGCATTCAGCCGTGTTGAGAATTACTATGCTGAAAAGGGAATTGAACTTGAGCTCTACAGCCCGGAATACCGGTTCGCAGATGTTGCCTTTGCCAGAAATGTAAATCCTGATGAGGTCCGTGAAATTGTTTCCGATCTGCCTGTGGTAATTCTCGATTCAGGTTTTGCAGTCCATATTCAGTCTGCAAATTCAGGAAAGGGAAATGCCTTTGGTTATGTGGCATATGAGATGGGCCTTAATGTCTCTGATTTTGTGGCATTTGGTGATTCACATAATGATGTCGATATGCTTAAAAGAGCCGGCAAAGGTGTTGCAGTTGCCGGAGGTGATAAAATGGCCGGAGATGCTGCGGACTGGGTCAGCAGCAAAAAATACGGAGATGGATTTGTTGAAGGCGTTAAAAGATATTTTCCATCATTGTTTTGA